A genomic segment from Spinacia oleracea cultivar Varoflay chromosome 3, BTI_SOV_V1, whole genome shotgun sequence encodes:
- the LOC130470120 gene encoding uncharacterized protein, which yields MTAMWLLLHHGSHSFDVRVTDMEKYRLLRLFLDIFEESVRQDVFLPSTFALFIESPCGRVELVDDKTMKLMWGWNWGKDTAEIWVEGTDKPGVVFRNVVATIEHHRKESERKLKERQDELLRAQRKEEEEMRKKQEREDILRELQEQMEYAVAVEVPVVDCEDLSTEYVRIISKDGADEVFPGASQPQPTQESSPSKKPTSPKPKQKAKVKPTTPKAPKVPKAKKLIPKRRPTPTQKQATPKAKKPTPTTKKPTSTPQQPTPTPEQSIPPAQQPTPTTQQPIPPPQQPNPSPQTHPTHSPLPQNTQNDQPPHSPPPQNTQNDQPPHSTPTQNQSEAVKRKGGRTRPTGFRVNKVTAKKAGTWVSKGKGIGRKGTGRSKSARVFTDVEDIGSEEESEDSDWEESEPDSELEEDKLDD from the coding sequence ATGACTGCAATGTGGTTGTTATTGCATCATGGATCACATAGCTTTGATGTGAGAGTTACAGACATGGAAAAGTATCGTCTTTTGAGGTTGTTTTTGGATATTTTTGAGGAATCTGTTAGGCAGGATGTGTTTTTACCTAGTACATTTGCCCTGTTTATTGAGTCTCCCTGTGGTAGAGTTGAGTTGGTAGATGATAAGACAATGAAGCTAATGTGGGGATGGAATTGGGGTAAGGACACTGCTGAAATATGGGTTGAGGGTACAGACAAACCAGGAGTGGTGTTTAGAAATGTTGTTGCCACAATTGAGCATCATAGGAAGGAGAGTGAGAGAAAGCTCAAAGAGAGACAAGATGAACTTCTTAGGGCTCAAAGAAAGGAGGAAGAGGAAATGAGGAAAAAACAGGAGAGAGAGGACATTTTAAGGGAACTTCAGGAACAAATGGAGTACGCAGTAGCTGTGGAGGTGCCTGTGGTTGATTGTGAGGACTTAAGCACTGAGTATGTGAGGATTATAAGCAAGGATGGTGCTGATGAGGTGTTTCCAGGAGCCTCTCAACCACAACCCACACAAGAATCTTCACCCTCCAAAAAACCTACTTCTCCTAAACCAAAACAAAAGGCCAAAGTCAAGCCAACTACTCCAAAAGCTCCTAAGGTTCCTAAAGCCAAGAAACTGATCCCTAAGAGGAGACCCACCCCAACTCAAAAACAGGCCACACCAAAGGCAAAAAAACCCACCCCAACAACAAAAAAGCCCACCTCAACACCACAGCAACCCACCCCAACTCCAGAACAATCAATCCCACCAGCACAGCAACCCACCCCAACAACACAGCAGCCCATCCCACCACCACAGCAACCCAACCCATCACCACAAACACACCCCACCCATTCCCCACTACCACAGAACACCCAAAATGATCAACCACCCCATTCCCCACCACCACAGAACACCCAAAATGATCAGCCACCCCATTCAACACCAACACAGAATCAGTCTGAAGCTGTTAAAAGGAAGGGGGGCAGAACTAGACCTACAGGGTTCAGGGTGAACAAAGTGACTGCCAAGAAAGCTGGAACTTGGGTATCCAAAGGGAAGGGCATAGGTAGGAAGGGTACAGGGAGGTCAAAGAGTGCAAGGGTGTTCACTGATGTTGAGGATATAGGTTCAGAAGAGGAGAGTGAGGATTCAGATTGGGAGGAATCAGAACCAGACTCTGAACTAGAGGAGGATAAACTTGATGATTAG
- the LOC110777331 gene encoding uncharacterized protein, with the protein MDKAYKNGKIWTHQPYGSIKLEPWLIFPDKSTFLDVLRSFCIQEGFGLSVERADSKRYTAVCAIETCDWRIHASKMFDSVSWAIKGISGCHKTCGILEENPVVTSEWLCKNMMSLIEANTEIPVETLRRYAQETFQLRVKKRLLYKVRSMAIEKIHGGWAEAYELLPRYAEMMKQTNPGSYALISWGATSGDVNPKFRACFFSFAAQVKGFLRGCRPIIGIDGAHLSGFYKGILLTAVGIDGNNEIFVLAYGIVDTESCDSWTHFMTCLRQMFEQEGCNKDDWTFISDRMKGVDLAVRDTFPRATRRVCCQHLYMNCKNNGFSGSAFFKLFWIAANAHNEYVYGKALEKITAHDPNAAAYLDTCQEQWSRHMFDPAVCCDHNTTNFVESFNACTKPYRDMHVFSLLEAIRKWCMERVGARFDMAIDMEDACGGGEFEVRDAHVNFPIRLSTRRCGCGKWQISGIPCKHALRPLVIKRQAGRPAKKRKRGPNEPRKGKRNSNVKCGKCREFGHNSRTCKNGGPSIGPSTSAAAGASTSQGGPRGRKRANTAT; encoded by the exons ATGGATAAGGCCTACAAGAATGGAAAGATATGGACTCATCAACCATATGGGTCCATCAAATTAGAACCTTGGTTGATCTTTCCAGACAAGTCCACTTTCCTAGatgttttgaggagtttttgcaTACAAGAGGGGTTTGGACTTAGTGTTGAGAGGGCTGACAGTAAGAGGTACACTGCAGTGTGTGCAATAGAAACTTGTGACTGGAGGATACATGCAAGTAAGATGTTTGACAGTGTCAGTTGGGCTATTAAGGGGATCAGTGGGTGCCACAAAACTTGTGGGATATTGGAGGAGAACCCTGTGGTGACCTCTGAGTGGCTATGTAAGAACATGATGAGTCTAATTGAGGCCAACACTGAAATTCCTGTTGAGACATTGAGAAGGTATGCACAGGAGACATTTCAATTGAGGGTTAAAAAGAGATTGTTGTACAAAGTAAGGAGTATGGCAATAGAGAAGATACATGGTGGTTGGGCTGAGGCTTATGAGTTGCTTCCTAGGTATGCTGAGATGATGAAACAGACAAACCCAGGAAGTTATGCACTGATTTCATGGGGTGCTACAAGTGGGGATGTGAACCCCAAGTTCAGAGCTTGTTTCTTCTCCTTTGCTGCTCAAGTCAAGGGGTTTTTGAGGGGGTGCAGGCCTATAATTGGAATAGATGGGGCTCATCTAAGTGGGTTTTACAAGGGAATCCTACTCACAGCTGTTGGCATTGATGGGAACAATGAAATATTTGTTCTGGCTTATGGGATAGTGGACACTGAGAGCTGTGATAGTTGGACACATTTCATGACATGCTTGAGGCAGATGTTTGAGCAAGAGGGTTGCAACAAAGATGATTGGACCTTCATCAGTGACAGGATGAAG GGAGTTGACTTGGCAGTGAGAGATACTTTTCCTAGAGCTACTAGGAGAGTTTGCTGCCAACACTTGTACATGAATTGCAAAAACAATGGATTTAGTGGATCTGCTTTCTTCAAACTGTTTTGGATAGCTGCAAATGCACACAATGAGTATGTGTATGGTAAAGCATTAGAGAAGATCACTGCTCATGATCCAAATGCTGCTGCATACTTGGACACATGCCAGGAGCAGTGGTCCAGGCATATGTTTGACCCTGCTGtttgttgtgatcacaacacaacaaactttgtggagtcattcaatgcatgcacaaaaccatacagagacaTGCATGTATTCTCATTGTTGGAAG CAATCAGAAAGTGGTGTATGGAGAGGGTTGGGGCAAGATTTGACATGGCAATTGATATGGAGGATG CCTGTGGTGGGGGGGAATTTGAGGTCAGAGATGCACATGTGAACTTCCCCATCAGGTTATCAACTAGAAGATGTGGGTGTGGGAAGTGGCAAATTTCTGGAATCCCCTGCAAGCATGCACTCAGG CCTCTAGTCATCAAAAGACAAGCTGGCAGACCtgctaagaagagaaagagaggaccAAATGAACCCAGGAAGGGGAAAAGGAACAGCAATGTGAAATGTGGAAAGTGCAGGGAGTTTGGTCATAACTCAAGGACATGTAAGAATGGAGGACCAAGCATTGGACCAAGCACTTCAGCAGCAGCAGGAGCAAGTACATCACAAGGGGGTCCAAGGGGGAGGAAAAGAGCAAACACAGCAACTTAA